The Impatiens glandulifera chromosome 3, dImpGla2.1, whole genome shotgun sequence genome contains a region encoding:
- the LOC124930026 gene encoding iridoid oxidase-like: MDWTWSCSISGLSLILSGPLLIIILFLYHSRRRQAEAHDSGKLRPPGPLGWPVVGNIFDLGELPHQTLCKLRDKFGPVIWLQLGSVGTVAVNSADAAAKLFKNHDLAFSDRKCPDALTAHGYNHGSMAIGNYGSYWRVVKRIGVTEFNTAKRVNESVHVRRKCVDNMILWIEEAAMESYSSGRKGEIEIAHFLFLMAFNVVGNMIFSEDMLESKNIKGKEFFDSMSKFMVWTAKPNLSDYFPMLKRLDLLGIKKGMMKDMGTCLKMVENFVKERVVQEERFKSREDYNRKKDFLDVLMEFQGDNREGLSRVSEENLNILIMVYLVLYTI, encoded by the coding sequence ATGGATTGGACTTGGAGTTGTTCTATTTCTGGGCTGAGTCTTATACTATCAGGGCCTCTTCTGATCATCATTCTCTTTCTCTACCATTCCCGGAGGAGGCAGGCGGAGGCGCATGATTCTGGTAAACTCCGGCCACCAGGTCCATTGGGGTGGCCGGTGGTAGGCAATATTTTTGACCTCGGAGAACTGCCACATCAGACCTTGTGTAAGCTCCGGGATAAGTTCGGGCCAGTGATTTGGCTACAGTTAGGATCAGTCGGAACTGTTGCTGTCAACTCGGCCGATGCCGCGGCCAAGCTATTCAAGAACCACGACCTAGCCTTCTCCGACCGTAAATGCCCGGATGCACTAACTGCCCACGGTTACAATCATGGGTCAATGGCCATTGGAAACTACGGGTCCTACTGGCGCGTAGTCAAGAGGATTGGAGTCACGGAATTCAACACGGCGAAGAGAGTGAACGAGAGTGTCCATGTCCGAAGAAAGTGTGTGGATAACATGATCCTCTGGATCGAAGAAGCGGCCATGGAATCTTATTCAAGTGGGCGGAAGGGGGAGATAGAGATTGCCCATTTTCTATTCCTAATGGCTTTCAATGTGGTGGGGAATATGATATTCTCGGAGGATATGCTAGAATCCAAGAATATTAAAGGGAAAGAGTTCTTTGATTCCATGAGTAAGTTCATGGTGTGGACTGCAAAGCCTAACTTATCAGATTATTTCCCGATGTTGAAGAGATTAGATCTCTTGGGAATAAAGAAGGGGATGATGAAGGATATGGGAACATGTTTGAAGATGGTGGAGAATTTTGTGAAGGAGAGGGTGGTTCAAGAGGAGAGATTCAAGAGTAGAGAAGATTATAACCGAAAGAAGGATTTCCTTGATGTTCTAATGGAGTTCCAAGGTGACAATAGAGAAGGGCTTAGCAGGGTTTCCGAGGAAAACCTCAATATCCTTATTATGGTATATCTTGTTTTGTATACCATTTAA
- the LOC124932913 gene encoding iridoid oxidase-like, with the protein MFFAGSETTSNSIEWLMSELLNHPNCMMKLKDELDRIVGRGRKIEESDIDELSYLQACVKEALRLHPPLPMLLPRNSMEDTNYNGYFIPKGTQVLVNAYAIGRDPEVWDNPLDFKPERFLDKNIELVGQHFGLIPFGAGRRICMGYALGQRVLHLVTATLIHTFDWKVGDSTTPGMIDMNEKMGITVRKLIPLKIIPTKREL; encoded by the coding sequence ATGTTTTTTGCAGGATCCGAGACCACAAGTAACTCGATCGAGTGGCTAATGTCAGAGCTACTAAACCACCCCAATTGCATGATGAAGTTGAAAGATGAGCTCGATAGAATAGTGGGAAGGGGAAGAAAAATAGAAGAAAGCGATATCGATGAACTCTCATATTTGCAAGCGTGTGTGAAAGAAGCCTTAAGATTGCACCCTCCACTACCCATGCTCCTCCCAAGGAATTCAATGGAAGACACGAATTACAATGGCTACTTCATACCCAAAGGCACACAAGTCTTAGTAAATGCCTATGCAATAGGGAGAGATCCTGAAGTATGGGATAACCCCTTGGATTTTAAACCCGAGAGGTTCCTCGACAAGAACATAGAGCTAGTTGGTCAACATTTTGGGTTGATTCCTTTCGGGGCGGGCAGAAGGATATGTATGGGTTATGCTTTGGGACAAAGAGTGCTTCATCTTGTCACCGCGACTCTTATCCACACGTTCGACTGGAAAGTAGGAGATTCGACAACTCCTGGGATGATTGACATGAACGAAAAGATGGGGATAACAGTAAGAAAATTGATTCCCTTAAAAATCATACCTACGAAACGAGAACTCTAA
- the LOC124930027 gene encoding iridoid oxidase-like: MDWIWSCSISMLSLILSGPLLIIILFLYQARRRQAEAHDSGKLRPPGPPGWPVVGNIFDLGELPHQTLCKLRDKFGPVIWLQLGSVGTVAVNSADAAAKLFKNHDRVFSDRKCPDALTAHGFNHGSMAIGNYGSYWRVVKRIGVTEFNTAKRVNETVHVRRKCVDNMILWIEEAAMESYSSGRKGEIEIAHFLFLMAFNVVGNMIFSEDMLESKNDKGKEFFDSMSKIMVWTAKPNLSDYFPMLKRLDLLGIKKGMMKDMGTCMFEDGGEFCEGEGGSRGEIQE; this comes from the coding sequence ATGGATTGGATTTGGAGTTGTTCTATTTCGATGCTGAGTCTTATACTGTCGGGGCCTCTTCTGATCATCATTCTCTTTCTCTACCAGGCCCGGAGGAGGCAGGCGGAGGCGCATGATTCTGGTAAACTCCGGCCACCAGGTCCTCCGGGATGGCCGGTGGTAGGCAACATATTTGACCTCGGAGAACTTCCACATCAGACCTTGTGTAAGCTCCGGGATAAGTTCGGGCCTGTGATTTGGCTACAGTTAGGATCGGTCGGAACCGTTGCAGTCAACTCGGCCGATGCTGCGGCCAAGCTATTCAAGAACCACGACCGAGTCTTCTCCGACCGTAAATGCCCGGATGCACTAACTGCCCACGGTTTTAATCATGGGTCAATGGCCATTGGAAACTACGGGTCCTACTGGCGCGTAGTCAAGAGGATTGGAGTCACGGAATTCAACACGGCAAAGAGAGTGAACGAGACTGTCCATGTCCGAAGAAAGTGTGTGGATAACATGATCCTTTGGATCGAAGAAGCGGCCATGGAATCTTATTCAAGTGGGCGGAAGGGGGAGATAGAGATTGCCCATTTTCTATTCCTAATGGCTTTCAATGTGGTGGGGAATATGATATTCTCGGAGGATATGCTAGAATCCAAGAATGATAAAGGGAAAGAGTTCTTTGATTCCATGAGTAAGATCATGGTGTGGACTGCAAAGCCTAACTTATCCGATTATTTCCCAATGTTGAAGAGATTAGATCTCTTGGGAATAAAGAAGGGGATGATGAAGGATATGGGAACATGCATGTTTGAAGATGGTGGAGAATTTTGTGAAGGAGAGGGTGGTTCAAGAGGAGAGATTCAAGAGTAG
- the LOC124930028 gene encoding iridoid oxidase-like: MEFQGDNREGLSRVSEENLNILIMEMFFAGSETTSNSIEWLMSELLNHPNCMMKLKDELDRIVGRGRKIEESDIDKLSYLQACVKEALRLHPPLPMLHPRNSMEDTNYNGYFIPKGTQVLVNAYAIGRDPEVWDDPLDFKPERFLDKNIELVGQHFGLIPFGAGRRICMGYALGQRVLHLVTATLIHTFDWKVGDSTTPGMIDMNEKMGITVRKLIPLKIIPTKRVL, encoded by the exons ATGGAGTTCCAAGGTGACAATAGAGAAGGGCTTAGCAGAGTTTCCGAGGAAAACCTCAATATCCTTATTATG GAAATGTTTTTTGCAGGATCCGAGACCACAAGTAACTCGATCGAGTGGCTAATGTCAGAGCTACTAAACCACCCCAATTGCATGATGAAGTTGAAAGATGAGCTCGATAGAATAGTGGGAAGGGGAAGAAAAATAGAAGAAAGCGATATCGATAAACTCTCATATTTGCAAGCGTGTGTGAAAGAAGCCTTAAGATTGCACCCTCCACTACCCATGCTCCACCCAAGGAATTCAATGGAAGACACGAATTACAATGGCTACTTCATACCCAAAGGCACACAAGTCTTAGTAAATGCCTATGCAATAGGGAGAGATCCTGAAGTATGGGATGACCCCTTGGATTTTAAACCCGAGAGGTTCCTCGACAAGAACATAGAGCTAGTTGGTCAACATTTTGGGTTGATTCCTTTCGGGGCGGGCAGAAGGATATGTATGGGTTATGCTTTGGGACAAAGAGTGCTTCATCTTGTCACCGCGACTCTTATCCACACGTTCGACTGGAAAGTAGGAGATTCGACAACTCCTGGGATGATTGACATGAACGAAAAGATGGGGATAACAGTAAGAAAATTGATTCCCTTAAAAATCATACCTACGAAACGAGTACTCTAA